One Methanocaldococcus infernus ME DNA segment encodes these proteins:
- the tpiA gene encoding triose-phosphate isomerase, protein MIIIINYKTYKEGLGERGKEIAEIAKKVSEESGVEIAVAPQYVDLREIAKITKCYAQHVDNIKPGSFTGHILPESIKDAGAVGTLINHSERRLLLSDIEEIIKRCRELSLETVVCTNNINTSRAVATLKPDYIAVEPPELIGTGIPVSKANPEIVEGTVRAVKEIDKDIKVLCGAGISKGEDVKAALELGAEGVLLASGVVKAKDPEAVIRDLIKYI, encoded by the coding sequence TTGATAATAATCATTAACTACAAAACCTATAAAGAAGGTTTAGGAGAGAGAGGGAAAGAGATAGCTGAGATAGCTAAGAAAGTTTCTGAAGAGAGTGGGGTGGAGATAGCTGTAGCTCCTCAGTATGTTGATCTAAGGGAGATAGCTAAGATAACCAAATGTTATGCTCAACATGTTGATAACATAAAACCAGGAAGTTTTACAGGCCATATTTTGCCAGAGAGTATAAAAGATGCTGGAGCTGTTGGAACATTGATAAATCACTCTGAGAGAAGATTACTATTATCAGATATAGAGGAAATAATAAAGAGATGTAGGGAGTTAAGCTTAGAAACAGTGGTTTGTACCAACAATATAAATACTTCAAGGGCTGTAGCCACTTTAAAGCCAGACTATATAGCTGTTGAACCTCCTGAGTTGATAGGAACAGGAATTCCAGTTTCTAAGGCAAATCCTGAGATTGTTGAAGGAACAGTTAGAGCTGTCAAGGAAATTGATAAAGATATTAAAGTTCTCTGTGGGGCAGGAATATCTAAGGGAGAGGATGTTAAAGCTGCCTTAGAGCTTGGAGCTGAAGGAGTTTTATTAGCTTCAGGGGTGGTTAAGGCTAAGGATCCTGAGGCTGTGATAAGAGACTTAATAAAATATATTTAA
- the hisF gene encoding imidazole glycerol phosphate synthase subunit HisF, translating into MLAKRIIPCLDIKNGRVVKGTRFLNLRDAGDPVELAEYYDNEGADELVFLDITASAEKRKIIIDVVEKTAEKVFIPLTVGGGVKEIEDFRALLNAGADKVSVNTAAVKNPNLIREASEIFGSQCVVVAIDAKRNYNREEGKNLVKVEDGYCWFEVYIYGGKKGTGIDAIDWAKRVEELGAGEILLTSIDKDGTREGYDLYLTEAISKAVNIPVIASGGAGKPEHVYEALKITEAALMAGILHYGEYTIEEIKRYCKERGIPIRL; encoded by the coding sequence ATGTTGGCTAAGAGAATAATCCCATGCTTAGACATTAAAAATGGGAGGGTTGTGAAGGGTACAAGATTTTTAAATCTAAGGGATGCTGGAGACCCTGTAGAGTTAGCTGAGTACTATGACAATGAAGGAGCTGATGAATTAGTTTTTTTAGACATTACAGCATCAGCTGAGAAGAGGAAGATAATTATAGATGTTGTTGAGAAAACTGCTGAAAAAGTTTTTATTCCTCTAACTGTTGGTGGAGGGGTTAAAGAGATTGAAGACTTTAGAGCCCTACTAAATGCTGGGGCTGATAAAGTATCAGTGAACACTGCAGCAGTGAAAAACCCTAACCTTATTAGAGAAGCAAGTGAAATCTTTGGTAGTCAGTGTGTTGTTGTGGCAATAGATGCTAAAAGAAACTATAATAGAGAGGAAGGGAAAAACTTGGTTAAGGTTGAAGATGGATATTGCTGGTTTGAAGTCTATATCTATGGAGGGAAGAAGGGGACAGGAATAGATGCTATAGATTGGGCTAAAAGGGTTGAAGAGTTAGGGGCTGGAGAGATACTATTAACAAGTATAGACAAGGATGGAACAAGAGAAGGTTATGATCTCTACTTAACAGAGGCTATTTCAAAAGCTGTTAATATCCCAGTTATAGCCTCTGGTGGAGCTGGAAAGCCAGAGCATGTATATGAAGCTCTTAAAATAACTGAAGCTGCTTTAATGGCTGGAATCTTACATTATGGAGAGTATACAATAGAGGAGATAAAAAGATATTGTAAAGAGAGAGGAATTCCTATAAGACTTTAA
- a CDS encoding ATP-binding protein — protein MKIAIIGKGGVGKSTITAMLAKSLSKDKEVLVIDGDESNLTLNKFLGIERGKEFINYIGGREGFKKLKRSEKLFKNKISLNDIKEYLTKKDNIYFLTIGKIHDFGEGCACPIGALLKELLNNLDFDGYTIIDTEAGLEHFGRGVEESCDLIILIVDPTLESLNFAEKVKDICQRLGKNYYFIINKADDETLKILLDRLDKDKILGVIKENREIVRKCLLGEELEPVEEIEKIAHFITSNSKTIPSPNL, from the coding sequence ATGAAGATAGCTATTATTGGTAAGGGAGGAGTTGGAAAAAGCACTATTACAGCTATGTTGGCTAAGAGCCTCTCCAAGGATAAAGAGGTTTTAGTTATTGATGGAGATGAGTCAAACTTAACCTTAAATAAGTTCTTGGGCATTGAGAGAGGGAAAGAGTTTATAAATTACATTGGTGGGAGAGAAGGGTTTAAGAAGCTTAAGAGAAGTGAAAAGCTCTTTAAAAATAAGATTAGCCTTAATGATATAAAAGAGTATTTAACCAAAAAAGATAACATTTATTTTTTAACCATTGGGAAAATCCATGACTTTGGAGAAGGCTGTGCCTGTCCAATTGGAGCATTACTAAAAGAGCTTTTAAATAACCTTGATTTTGATGGCTATACTATAATTGACACTGAAGCAGGCTTAGAGCACTTTGGTAGAGGAGTTGAAGAGAGCTGTGACCTAATAATATTAATTGTAGATCCAACCTTAGAATCTCTAAATTTTGCTGAGAAGGTTAAAGATATTTGCCAAAGGTTAGGAAAGAATTACTATTTTATTATAAATAAGGCTGATGATGAAACCTTAAAGATACTCTTGGATAGGTTAGATAAGGATAAAATCTTAGGAGTTATAAAAGAGAACAGAGAGATTGTAAGGAAATGCTTACTTGGAGAAGAGTTAGAGCCTGTGGAGGAGATAGAAAAGATAGCTCACTTTATTACATCAAACTCTAAAACTATTCCTTCTCCTAACTTGTAA
- a CDS encoding UbiA family prenyltransferase: MHYLELIRFKNCVLAGISGIVGYIISKGSSPTIALLIFLVIFFICGFGNIINDIYDIEIDKINKPHRPLPSGKVSLKEAKILAISFLAVGLLLSIFINFLAFLIAFINSLLLFLYARFFKRFKPIGNVIVSYLTGSTFLFGAVAGKNFYPSFILFLCSFLATWGREIIKDYEDIEGDKKENVVSLPILINKKALYIATFLILLAIILSPLPYILKIFGKFYLLGVLVCDLLLLYLCYKALKNREVSSDIKKVMLVIVLIFLISSVIPSF, translated from the coding sequence ATGCATTACTTAGAGCTAATAAGATTTAAAAATTGTGTCTTAGCTGGAATTAGTGGAATTGTTGGTTATATTATTTCAAAAGGCTCCTCTCCTACAATAGCTTTATTAATTTTCCTTGTTATCTTTTTCATTTGTGGATTTGGGAATATTATTAATGATATCTATGACATAGAGATAGATAAGATCAATAAACCTCATCGTCCCCTACCTTCAGGGAAAGTTAGTTTAAAAGAGGCTAAAATTTTAGCCATCTCTTTCTTAGCTGTTGGCTTACTTCTCTCTATCTTCATAAATTTTTTAGCTTTTTTAATAGCTTTTATCAATTCTCTTCTCCTCTTTTTGTATGCAAGATTCTTTAAGAGATTTAAGCCTATTGGAAATGTTATAGTAAGTTACTTAACTGGCTCAACCTTCCTATTTGGAGCTGTGGCTGGGAAAAACTTCTATCCCTCTTTCATCCTCTTCCTCTGTTCCTTCTTAGCCACTTGGGGAAGGGAGATAATTAAAGACTATGAAGATATTGAAGGAGATAAAAAAGAGAATGTTGTCTCTCTACCAATCTTAATTAATAAAAAAGCTCTCTATATAGCCACTTTTTTAATTTTGTTGGCTATTATTCTAAGCCCCCTCCCTTACATATTAAAAATTTTTGGAAAGTTTTATTTACTTGGAGTTTTAGTTTGTGATCTTCTCCTACTCTACCTTTGCTATAAAGCTTTGAAAAATAGGGAAGTTTCCTCTGACATTAAGAAGGTTATGCTTGTAATAGTACTTATTTTTTTAATTTCTTCAGTTATCCCCAGCTTCTAA
- a CDS encoding 30S ribosomal protein S15, with protein sequence MARMHARKRGRSGSTKPYRTEPPKWVSYTPEQVEELVVELAKKGYQSAQIGLILRDNYGIPDVKLITGKKISKIMKEHNLYPKVPEDLLNLMRRAVNLRKHLEQHPKDLHSKRGLQLIESKIRRLVKYYKRKGVLPMDWRYTPETARLLVEQG encoded by the coding sequence ATGGCAAGAATGCATGCAAGAAAAAGAGGTCGCTCCGGTTCTACTAAGCCATACAGGACAGAGCCTCCTAAGTGGGTTAGTTACACACCGGAGCAAGTTGAAGAGTTAGTTGTAGAGTTAGCTAAAAAAGGTTACCAATCAGCTCAGATAGGGTTAATATTAAGAGATAACTATGGAATTCCAGATGTGAAGTTAATAACTGGAAAGAAGATAAGTAAGATAATGAAAGAACACAACCTCTACCCAAAGGTTCCTGAAGATTTATTAAACTTAATGAGAAGAGCAGTTAACTTAAGGAAACACTTAGAGCAACATCCTAAAGATTTACACTCAAAAAGAGGATTACAGTTAATAGAGTCTAAAATTAGAAGGTTAGTTAAATACTACAAAAGAAAGGGAGTTCTACCAATGGATTGGAGATACACACCAGAGACTGCAAGGTTGTTGGTAGAGCAAGGATAA
- a CDS encoding methylated-DNA--[protein]-cysteine S-methyltransferase has protein sequence MIKINNYYIGLIFKDGYLVENTIPLKCKLEGYSEDGEEIAKIILKLYLAELSDKEARKRIRFKLLTSDFTKRVLKEVCKIPFGETITYGELAEKLKSSPRAVGRALNKNPLPLIIPCHRVIAKDGVGGYKYGVEEKIKILERERNALLRANKI, from the coding sequence ATGATAAAGATAAATAATTACTACATTGGCTTAATATTTAAAGATGGTTATCTTGTTGAAAACACAATTCCTTTAAAGTGTAAGTTGGAAGGCTATTCTGAAGATGGAGAAGAGATAGCTAAAATTATCTTAAAACTTTACCTTGCAGAACTCTCTGACAAAGAGGCAAGGAAGAGAATAAGGTTTAAGCTCTTAACCTCTGATTTCACAAAAAGAGTTTTAAAAGAGGTTTGTAAAATTCCCTTTGGAGAAACCATTACTTATGGAGAACTTGCTGAGAAATTAAAGAGCTCTCCAAGGGCTGTAGGAAGGGCTTTAAATAAAAATCCCCTCCCTTTAATTATTCCCTGTCATAGGGTCATAGCCAAGGATGGAGTTGGAGGTTACAAGTATGGAGTTGAGGAGAAGATCAAAATCTTAGAGAGGGAAAGAAATGCATTACTTAGAGCTAATAAGATTTAA
- a CDS encoding NCS2 family permease has protein sequence MKELIEKYFEFDKYNTDFKTEILAGLTTFMTMAYIIFVNPQILSQAGMDFGAVMVATCLASAIATLIMGLYAKYPFALAPGMGLNAYFTYGVCLGMGIDWRVALGAVFISGVLFVILTLTKVRSWIFNAIPNAIKYGTAAGIGLFIAFIGLKNAGIIVSSKATYVTLGNLLEPYPLLAMFGIFLTSILVSRNVIGGILLGIIITSLIGMLLGISPFPSGIISMPPSIEPTFLKLDILGALNLGLLTIVMAFFFVDLFDTLGTLSALASQAGYLKDGKLPRLEKALMADSTGTVIGSLLGTSTVTTYIESASGIALGGRTGLVAVVVSILFLLALFFYPVVKAIPPYATASALVIVGALMMKAIKVIDWDDYTEAIPAFITLLTIPLTFSIATGLALGFITYPILKVATGRWREVHWLVYLLAIIFALRFIYLGNS, from the coding sequence ATGAAAGAGTTAATAGAGAAGTATTTTGAGTTTGATAAATATAATACTGATTTTAAAACTGAGATCTTAGCAGGCTTAACTACCTTTATGACAATGGCTTATATCATCTTTGTCAATCCTCAAATTCTCAGCCAGGCAGGGATGGACTTTGGAGCTGTTATGGTAGCTACTTGCTTAGCTTCAGCTATAGCCACTTTAATCATGGGTTTATATGCAAAATATCCCTTTGCCTTAGCTCCAGGGATGGGGTTGAATGCTTACTTCACCTATGGAGTCTGCTTAGGGATGGGAATAGACTGGAGAGTTGCCTTAGGAGCAGTGTTTATTTCAGGAGTTCTCTTTGTTATATTAACCTTAACCAAAGTAAGGAGTTGGATCTTCAATGCCATCCCAAATGCTATAAAGTATGGAACAGCTGCAGGGATTGGTTTATTTATAGCTTTCATTGGACTAAAAAATGCTGGAATTATTGTTAGTAGTAAAGCTACTTATGTAACCTTAGGGAACTTATTAGAGCCTTATCCTCTGTTAGCCATGTTTGGGATCTTCTTAACTTCTATCTTGGTTAGTAGAAATGTTATAGGTGGAATTCTCTTAGGAATTATTATAACTTCTCTCATAGGAATGCTCTTAGGAATCTCTCCATTCCCTTCAGGAATCATCTCTATGCCACCATCAATAGAGCCAACATTTTTAAAGCTTGACATATTAGGGGCTTTAAACCTTGGACTTCTCACTATAGTTATGGCCTTCTTCTTTGTTGACCTCTTTGACACCCTCGGAACACTTAGCGCTCTCGCTTCCCAAGCTGGATATCTAAAAGATGGAAAACTGCCAAGATTGGAAAAGGCTCTGATGGCTGATTCCACTGGAACAGTTATAGGCTCACTGTTGGGAACTTCAACAGTTACAACCTATATAGAGTCTGCAAGTGGTATAGCCCTTGGAGGGAGAACTGGCTTAGTGGCTGTTGTTGTCTCTATACTATTTTTATTAGCCCTCTTCTTCTATCCTGTAGTTAAAGCCATTCCTCCCTATGCCACAGCTTCAGCCCTTGTTATAGTTGGAGCCTTAATGATGAAAGCTATTAAGGTTATAGATTGGGATGACTACACTGAAGCTATTCCTGCATTTATCACTTTATTGACAATTCCTCTAACTTTCAGTATAGCTACTGGTTTAGCTCTTGGTTTTATAACCTATCCAATCTTAAAAGTAGCCACTGGTAGATGGAGAGAGGTTCACTGGCTTGTTTATCTCTTAGCCATCATCTTTGCCCTTAGATTTATCTATCTTGGGAATTCATAA
- a CDS encoding preprotein translocase subunit SecD gives MKELLKDKRIVIFILAILFSSIVIAVKGIHYGVDITGGTVIVLKTEKPLNERDMSMTVEIIKNRLDATGLGNIEVYSRGNNEIIVIVPASADVDTIIKILKQQGNFKALLDNKTLLYTGRDIANVEFPTKVPSGNTVAYGVPFSLKIDAAKRMAELVKGKAYHRVYLYMDDKLISAPVLSPELTSGKPSPNQVITVGPYPPTEEEKAEALAIYTALKSGALPVKVDIEYTYSISPEFGRELLKGIYIAIALAFIAVSLVVAFRYKSPKLVFPILLTCFSEILIILGIASLINWRIDLPSFAGIVAAVGTGVDNQIVIADEALKGIKRLKASIKRAFFVIFASASTSIAAMLPLFVLGVGLLKGFALTTIIGILIGIFITRPAYAKIVEELFKK, from the coding sequence TTGAAAGAGTTGTTAAAGGATAAGAGGATTGTAATATTTATCTTAGCCATTCTCTTTTCCTCCATTGTTATAGCTGTTAAAGGAATTCACTATGGGGTTGATATAACTGGAGGAACTGTAATAGTGCTTAAGACAGAGAAGCCACTGAATGAGAGAGATATGTCAATGACTGTTGAGATTATAAAGAATAGGTTAGATGCTACAGGGCTTGGAAATATAGAGGTTTATTCAAGAGGAAACAATGAAATTATTGTTATAGTTCCAGCCTCTGCAGATGTTGATACAATCATTAAGATCCTTAAACAGCAAGGTAATTTTAAAGCTCTTCTTGATAATAAAACACTTCTCTATACTGGAAGAGATATAGCTAATGTAGAGTTTCCTACAAAGGTTCCCTCTGGGAACACGGTAGCTTATGGGGTTCCATTCTCTTTAAAGATTGATGCTGCTAAAAGGATGGCTGAGCTTGTTAAAGGAAAGGCTTACCATAGAGTTTATTTATACATGGATGATAAGCTTATCTCAGCTCCTGTGTTAAGCCCTGAGCTAACCTCAGGAAAGCCTTCACCAAATCAGGTTATTACTGTTGGCCCATACCCTCCAACAGAGGAGGAGAAGGCTGAGGCTTTAGCTATTTACACAGCTCTAAAATCTGGGGCTCTTCCAGTTAAGGTGGATATTGAATATACTTATAGCATCTCTCCAGAGTTTGGTAGAGAACTATTAAAAGGGATATATATAGCTATAGCCCTTGCCTTTATTGCTGTCTCTTTGGTTGTGGCATTTAGATACAAAAGTCCTAAATTAGTTTTCCCTATCTTACTAACATGTTTCTCAGAGATCTTAATTATCTTAGGGATAGCTTCACTAATCAACTGGAGAATTGATCTTCCATCCTTTGCTGGAATTGTTGCAGCTGTAGGGACTGGGGTAGATAATCAAATAGTTATTGCTGATGAGGCATTAAAGGGGATTAAGAGATTAAAGGCAAGTATAAAAAGAGCTTTCTTTGTCATCTTTGCCTCTGCATCTACATCAATAGCTGCTATGCTTCCTCTGTTTGTTTTAGGGGTTGGGTTATTAAAAGGTTTTGCACTAACCACCATTATAGGAATATTGATAGGAATCTTTATAACAAGGCCTGCCTATGCTAAGATAGTTGAAGAGCTCTTTAAAAAATAA
- the selB gene encoding selenocysteine-specific translation elongation factor gives MNVNIGLFGHIDHGKTELAKRLTEIPSTSALDKPKESKLRGITVDLGFSSFKLDKYNVTLVDAPGHAELIRTAIGAGSIIDMAILVVDAKEGPKTQTGEHLLVLDLLKIPTIVAINKIDIATEEEIKRTRTLMEQILKSTKNLKNSKIVLISAKTGEGIEKLKEEIKNLLDSLEIKRDVNSFFKMPIDHAFKIKGVGTVVTGTIHKGRVRVGDSLKILPINYEVKVKSIQCFKKSVDKAEAGDRVGMNIIGVEPENIFRGCILTSKDSKLRVTDQFVAKIRVVDLFKYNLAPKMKVHLHMNLLTVTATIIPFTHYKGHSIVLKEVKAGSSCYCLIKLDEKIVVEEKDKILILRLDLPPTTLRIAGFGEVLSFDIPELKKLVIKEGRVVKKKGRMVVEGLAQSKASAERLVGEKVYIPSKNIEGKIIDTFGTKGNLLVEFNGEVEHGDKVILERIRSWG, from the coding sequence ATGAATGTTAATATTGGATTGTTTGGGCATATAGACCATGGAAAAACAGAGCTTGCTAAGAGGTTAACTGAAATCCCTTCAACCTCAGCCTTGGATAAGCCAAAGGAGTCTAAGCTTAGAGGAATTACTGTAGACCTTGGCTTCTCCTCTTTTAAGTTAGATAAATATAATGTAACCCTTGTAGATGCTCCAGGACATGCAGAGCTTATAAGAACTGCTATAGGTGCTGGGAGTATAATAGATATGGCTATCTTAGTTGTAGATGCTAAAGAGGGGCCTAAGACACAGACAGGAGAGCATTTGTTAGTCCTTGATCTTTTAAAGATTCCTACCATTGTAGCCATAAATAAGATAGATATTGCCACAGAGGAAGAGATTAAGAGGACAAGGACTTTAATGGAGCAAATATTAAAATCAACAAAGAATTTAAAGAACTCTAAAATAGTTTTAATCTCAGCTAAGACAGGAGAAGGGATAGAGAAGTTGAAGGAAGAGATTAAAAATCTCTTGGATAGTTTAGAGATAAAGAGGGATGTAAATAGCTTCTTCAAGATGCCTATTGATCATGCATTTAAAATTAAAGGGGTTGGCACTGTAGTCACTGGAACCATTCACAAAGGTAGAGTTAGGGTTGGAGACTCTCTTAAAATCTTACCAATAAACTATGAGGTTAAGGTTAAATCTATCCAATGCTTTAAGAAGAGTGTTGATAAAGCTGAAGCTGGAGATAGGGTAGGGATGAACATTATAGGGGTTGAGCCAGAGAACATTTTTAGAGGCTGTATCTTAACATCAAAGGATAGTAAGTTAAGAGTAACTGACCAATTTGTTGCAAAAATTAGGGTAGTTGATCTCTTCAAATATAACTTAGCTCCAAAAATGAAGGTTCACTTACACATGAACCTCTTAACAGTTACAGCTACTATAATCCCTTTTACTCACTATAAAGGACACTCTATAGTATTAAAAGAGGTTAAAGCTGGCTCTTCTTGTTACTGCTTAATAAAGCTTGATGAAAAGATTGTTGTTGAGGAGAAGGATAAAATACTGATCCTTAGACTTGATCTCCCTCCAACAACCTTAAGGATAGCTGGCTTTGGAGAGGTTTTAAGCTTTGACATTCCAGAGTTAAAGAAACTTGTTATTAAAGAGGGAAGAGTTGTTAAAAAGAAGGGTAGAATGGTTGTAGAGGGCTTGGCTCAAAGTAAAGCTTCAGCTGAGAGGTTAGTAGGGGAGAAAGTTTATATTCCAAGTAAAAATATAGAAGGGAAAATTATTGATACCTTTGGAACTAAGGGAAATCTGTTAGTGGAATTTAATGGAGAGGTTGAGCATGGAGACAAGGTTATCTTAGAGAGGATTAGAAGCTGGGGATAA
- a CDS encoding 2,5-diamino-6-(ribosylamino)-4(3H)-pyrimidinone 5'-phosphate reductase, which produces MKPYVISNVGMSLDGKLVTVGGDSRISCEEDLIRVHKLRAKVDAIMVGIGTVLKDDPRLTVHKIKSEKNPIRIVVDSSLRIPLNARVLNKEAKTIIATTEKANKEKIKALENLGVEVIVCGKERVDLKKLMEILYEKGIRSILLEGGGTLNWSMFKEGLVDEVSVYIAPMIFGGKSVSYVDGEGFKSVDEAVKLKLKNFYKLGEGIVLEFDVIK; this is translated from the coding sequence ATGAAGCCCTATGTTATCTCAAATGTTGGCATGTCCTTGGATGGGAAGTTGGTGACTGTTGGAGGAGATTCAAGAATTTCATGTGAAGAAGACCTAATTAGGGTTCATAAACTTAGGGCTAAGGTAGATGCTATAATGGTTGGTATTGGGACAGTTCTTAAAGATGATCCAAGATTGACAGTTCATAAAATAAAGAGTGAAAAAAATCCTATAAGGATAGTGGTTGATAGCTCTTTAAGAATTCCTCTAAATGCAAGGGTCTTAAATAAAGAAGCTAAGACAATTATAGCTACAACAGAGAAAGCTAATAAAGAAAAGATTAAAGCCCTTGAAAATTTAGGGGTTGAAGTTATAGTATGTGGAAAGGAGAGAGTTGATTTAAAAAAGTTGATGGAAATCTTGTATGAGAAAGGAATTAGAAGTATCTTACTTGAAGGAGGAGGAACACTAAATTGGAGCATGTTTAAAGAGGGCTTAGTTGATGAAGTCTCTGTTTATATAGCCCCTATGATCTTTGGAGGAAAGAGTGTTAGCTATGTAGATGGAGAAGGATTTAAAAGTGTAGATGAGGCTGTTAAATTAAAATTAAAAAACTTTTACAAGTTAGGAGAAGGAATAGTTTTAGAGTTTGATGTAATAAAGTGA
- a CDS encoding Rpp14/Pop5 family protein: protein MLKPLPPTLREKKRYLAIKILYEDEISEGEFIRLLRDASLKFIGYWGTAKANPWLVYYNYPYAIVRCQRDHVDFVKSSLILVREFKDKPINIICLGVSGTIRKAKIKFLGIKPKRWFLVKREKK from the coding sequence ATGCTTAAACCACTACCACCAACATTAAGGGAAAAAAAGAGATACTTAGCAATAAAAATTTTATATGAAGATGAGATAAGTGAAGGGGAATTTATAAGATTGTTAAGAGATGCTTCTCTAAAGTTTATTGGCTATTGGGGAACAGCTAAAGCCAACCCTTGGCTTGTTTATTATAACTACCCTTATGCCATAGTTAGATGTCAAAGGGATCATGTTGATTTTGTTAAATCCTCTCTAATCTTAGTTAGAGAATTTAAAGATAAGCCTATAAATATTATATGCCTTGGAGTTTCTGGGACTATAAGGAAGGCTAAGATTAAATTTTTAGGGATTAAGCCAAAAAGATGGTTCTTAGTTAAGAGGGAGAAAAAATGA
- a CDS encoding MinD/ParA family ATP-binding protein, translating to MSLKVGFFNLQGGTGKTTVAANFAYVLSEFTKTLLIDCDVYCGTIGLIFGLEDKEHNLNTYLNGESTSEEIIYSYDELDVIHADVTSKAFGYKVDIDRFSELISEISDRYDIIVIDFPPNITEGSLVFNYIGEEDLINKMIIVGEDSIPGIINSLKSIDLANDFSIETAGIVINKFKNVSDLTEIADDLLAVLPYSEEVERQWVESAPIVKLNRRNKFSKSMIDFTHTISKELLEKDLTTLRAIRLAKEIGMREE from the coding sequence ATGAGTTTAAAAGTAGGGTTCTTCAACTTACAAGGTGGAACAGGAAAGACAACAGTGGCAGCAAACTTTGCCTATGTGTTAAGTGAATTTACAAAAACCTTACTTATAGATTGTGATGTCTACTGTGGAACCATAGGTTTAATCTTTGGCTTAGAAGATAAAGAGCATAACTTAAACACCTACTTAAATGGAGAGTCTACAAGTGAAGAGATTATCTATAGTTATGATGAGCTTGATGTAATACATGCTGATGTAACCTCTAAGGCCTTTGGGTATAAGGTAGATATTGATAGATTCTCAGAGTTAATAAGTGAGATTTCAGATAGATATGACATAATAGTTATAGATTTCCCTCCAAATATAACTGAGGGTAGTTTAGTTTTTAACTATATTGGAGAAGAGGATTTAATAAACAAAATGATTATTGTTGGAGAAGATAGTATTCCAGGAATAATTAATTCTCTGAAGAGTATAGACTTGGCCAATGACTTTAGTATAGAAACTGCTGGAATTGTCATAAATAAATTTAAGAATGTATCTGACTTAACAGAGATTGCTGATGATCTCTTAGCAGTACTACCATATAGTGAAGAAGTGGAGAGGCAGTGGGTAGAGAGTGCTCCAATAGTTAAGTTGAATAGAAGAAATAAATTCTCAAAAAGTATGATAGACTTTACTCATACTATATCAAAAGAGCTATTGGAGAAAGACTTAACTACCTTAAGAGCCATAAGGTTGGCAAAAGAGATAGGAATGAGGGAGGAGTAA
- a CDS encoding metallophosphoesterase: MEIHTRDCKVVGRARINMKVKNFLLTEERAIIYKGYALLSDLHLGFDISFLETGANFPTFQKDTIFNKILEIVEKYKVKTLILNGDIKHNFIPIEKEIRLVKDFIASLEEYADLILIRGNHDTYLTKIFEVHEYFKLGKYIICHGDKKLEEEGFFIIGHEHPSIKLRDEVGAIYKFPTYLIGKEIIVLPNFNPLSPGNDLINNYPSSPMLKKSYEELEAIAITEAGLLNFGKIGELKRVIF; the protein is encoded by the coding sequence TTGGAGATACACACCAGAGACTGCAAGGTTGTTGGTAGAGCAAGGATAAACATGAAGGTTAAAAACTTCTTATTAACTGAGGAGAGAGCCATTATCTATAAAGGCTATGCTCTCCTCTCTGATCTTCACTTAGGTTTTGACATATCTTTTTTAGAAACTGGGGCTAACTTCCCAACCTTCCAAAAAGATACTATTTTTAACAAAATTTTGGAGATTGTTGAGAAGTATAAAGTTAAGACTCTAATTTTAAATGGAGATATAAAGCATAATTTCATCCCTATTGAGAAGGAGATTAGGTTAGTTAAAGATTTTATAGCCTCTTTAGAAGAGTATGCTGATCTCATCTTAATAAGAGGGAACCATGACACTTACTTAACTAAGATTTTTGAGGTTCATGAATACTTTAAGTTAGGGAAATATATTATATGTCATGGAGACAAAAAGTTAGAAGAGGAAGGCTTTTTTATCATTGGCCATGAGCATCCTTCAATAAAGTTGAGGGATGAGGTTGGAGCAATATATAAATTTCCCACATATTTAATAGGAAAAGAGATAATAGTTTTACCAAACTTTAACCCTCTCTCTCCAGGAAATGATTTAATTAATAACTATCCAAGCTCACCAATGTTAAAAAAGAGTTATGAAGAGTTGGAAGCTATAGCTATAACTGAAGCTGGCCTCTTAAACTTTGGAAAGATTGGAGAATTAAAAAGAGTTATTTTTTAA